The Mercenaria mercenaria strain notata chromosome 8, MADL_Memer_1, whole genome shotgun sequence genome has a segment encoding these proteins:
- the LOC123566355 gene encoding E3 ubiquitin-protein ligase RNF115-like, which yields MAEAAVENPEQTANSRFYCHQCSIEIEPKLPDFTCPECDNGFIEEISEDVNTASGTSTTQQQPVSDPASRFAELWGRAFLESFSNHAAERDEGVAWARDRDSDDDEQEGSSRRQHRAFQPPRVSFRRTRPIRNQYLQGLFQYFSDRLDNELGAGGGGGITMQGIPVNIVPGIVPLHGAPEDYAWGAGGLDAIITQLLNQLEGSGAPPAQKEKIDGLPVVTITQTQVENVLQCSVCMDDFRVDEKVNKLPCDHHYHIECIVTWLKMHGTCPVCRKDLSGEDTSLKDTITPILDDDSPLNNDSSNGMT from the exons GATTTTACCTGTCCAGAATGTGACAATGGTTTTATAGAAGAAATATCAGA GGATGTGAACACAGCATCTGGCACAAGCACAACACAACAGCAACCGGTCTCAGACCCAGCATCTCGGTTTGCAGAG TTATGGGGTCGAGCATTTCTTGAAAGTTTTAGTAATCATGCGGCTGAGAGAGATGAGGGCGTGGCTTGGGCTCGAGACCGGGACTCTGATGATGACGAGCAAGAAGGTTCCTCACGGCGGCAACACAGAGCTTTCCAACCTCCTAGGGTCTCATTCAGAAGAACACGACCAATACGAAACCAGTATCTACAAGG gtTATTTCAATACTTCTCTGACAGATTAGACAATGAATTAGGTGCTGGAGGTGGAGGGGGAATAACAATGCAAGGAATTCCAGT aaacaTTGTTCCCGGCATTGTACCTCTACATGGTGCTCCAGAAGATTATGCTTGGGGAGCCGGTGGCCTAGATGCTATCATTACTCAA TTACTAAATCAACTTGAAGGTTCTGGTGCTCCTCCAGCACAAAAGGAAAAGATAGACGGTTTACCAGTTGTAACTATAACACAGACACAAGTTG AGAATGTACTTCAGTGTTCTGTGTGTATGGATGATTTTAGAGTAGATGAAAAAGTAAACAAGCTCCCCTGTGATCACCATTACCATATAGAGTGTATTGTCACATGGTTAAAAATG CATGGGACTTGTCCAGTTTGTAGAAAAGATTTAAGTGGGGAGGATACGTCACTCAAAGACACTATAACACCAATCTTAGACGATGACTCCCCATTGAATAATGATTCTTCAAATGGAATGacataa